CATAGATTGCGACGGGAAGCACATGTTTTGGCAGCTTTGCCGCCTGGGTTGCGGCCCCCATGCCGGTGCGAACCAGAATTCGGGGGCAATGCACCGCCGCCGCTGCTTCCAGATCGCGAAGCGCATCGCCAATTATTGGCGTTGTCTTCGGGTCCGCCGAAAACCGCCGCAGCGCGTCGGTAAGCATGCCAGGGTTTGGCTTTCGGCGTGGCCCCGGCGCGTCGGGGGGGTCCGTGCAGTAGAAAATGGCATCCAGCGAGGCGCTATCCTTATGCAGTTCGTTGCGCAAATGGTTGTGGATATGATGAAGCATGGCCGTGTCGATAATCTTGCGGCCGACGACCGCCTGGTTTGTTACCAGCGCCACCCGGATATTGGCCTGATTGAGGCGCGCAATGGCCTTTCCGGCTCCGGGCAGCATGACAAGCTCGCCCGGATGCTTGACGTAATCCGTCCGGTTTTCATTCAACACGCCGTCGCGGTCGAGAAGAACAAGCTGCATGGCCTATAGCATCCGGGAAAGTTTTCGAAGCACCGTTATTCGGGCAGCGAGCATGGCGATAAAGGCCGTCGCGATTGGCAGGGCGGCGATGGCGATCCAATGCCGGGTCGCGAGCGAAAATCCGGAGAGCATTTCAATGTCGAGGCTTTCAACCAATCTTCCGGTGATAAAGATTGTGAGGGCGGCCAGCGCGGCGCCCATTGCGCCGCCACGAAAGCCTACCCGCATCGCGTGGGATTGAAACTGTGTGGCAATATAGCTGTCCCGGGCACCAAACGTATGGAGAAGCGCAATCGTATTTTGATGGATGGCAAGCCCGGTATGCGTCGTGAAAATGATCATTGCAACCGCGGTCAGCCCGGTCAGCAGGACAACGAAGCCGGCTGCGAATTTGAGGATGCGTGCCAGGGCAGTCAGACGTTCCGACCAGCGTTTGTGATCGTCCAGAGAGGCGCCCGGCACTTCTGCGGCCAATTGTGCCTCAAGCTTTGCCAAATTGGGCGGTTGTGCCGTGTCCAGCGTCACGTCGATCAGTTTTGGCAAGGGCAGTTCCTGAAGGATGTCCCCGCTGTTGAGCCAGGGTTCGAGCAAGGTTGCGATTTCGCCGTCCGTCAAGGCCTCGGCGCGGAGGACACCCGGCGTCTGCTGTAAAATCTCGAGGGTTCTTGCGAGGCGGTCGCCGAAGGTGCCGGGGAAAGAATCTCCCGGGCCGGGCGGCAGAAGCTGGACGGTGACGGTTCCGGAAAGCCCGCGGTCCCAGCGTTCAAGCGCCACCCCGATGGAAAGCGCGCCGCTTAGCGCGAGACCGGCCAGAAACACCATTAGGGCGATAATCCATGGCAGGGTTCGTGCCGCTGGGTCACGGCGAAACTGAAGCTCG
The Rhodospirillaceae bacterium genome window above contains:
- a CDS encoding cell division protein, translating into MFSRPVELQFRRDPAARTLPWIIALMVFLAGLALSGALSIGVALERWDRGLSGTVTVQLLPPGPGDSFPGTFGDRLARTLEILQQTPGVLRAEALTDGEIATLLEPWLNSGDILQELPLPKLIDVTLDTAQPPNLAKLEAQLAAEVPGASLDDHKRWSERLTALARILKFAAGFVVLLTGLTAVAMIIFTTHTGLAIHQNTIALLHTFGARDSYIATQFQSHAMRVGFRGGAMGAALAALTIFITGRLVESLDIEMLSGFSLATRHWIAIAALPIATAFIAMLAARITVLRKLSRML
- a CDS encoding D-glycero-beta-D-manno-heptose-1,7-bisphosphate 7-phosphatase, whose amino-acid sequence is MQLVLLDRDGVLNENRTDYVKHPGELVMLPGAGKAIARLNQANIRVALVTNQAVVGRKIIDTAMLHHIHNHLRNELHKDSASLDAIFYCTDPPDAPGPRRKPNPGMLTDALRRFSADPKTTPIIGDALRDLEAAAAVHCPRILVRTGMGAATQAAKLPKHVLPVAIYENLSEAVDVLLENGR